From a single Sorghum bicolor cultivar BTx623 chromosome 5, Sorghum_bicolor_NCBIv3, whole genome shotgun sequence genomic region:
- the LOC8076919 gene encoding putative clathrin assembly protein At1g33340 yields MKVFKGKIWAAIGSLMDHASATSTTTKSSSSSAAAVPDRALLADIEAAIERCTGSSGGGGGGNDDRHVHEILFLVSNAPGAITFLSRRITARLEAARAPAAALRSLLLVHRLLRAGDRYFEQDFRGLWAARELRVDAPRCSCSPLSAAAGVVHYASAGGAAVVASGACAFVHGYSAYLEERMQWVINQAGNLEPARKPTPPPPDHDAGKRPLSSSSSSSSSSSTSSNDASAETLLFKLAMCQRLLDLAIQLLPDNNTSASAAARSAFGIVLRESFKVYDAFAEGVDVMLLLSRSLAGLSKPSRVTAHEILKKACAQTPELKEFYHKCKRSSASSKSLEYPLVRVVTPAQAFAMEMEPPVAVTTMVPIPEEEDGCLQEEKVEAKAGAEAKAIDGGDDGSPFAHKMETTISTVWVEFDDEDQKLITAADDHSLKAVQPS; encoded by the coding sequence ATGAAGGTGTTCAAGGGCAAGATTTGGGCAGCAATAGGCTCACTCATGGACCACGCCAGCGCCACGTCCACCACCACCAAGTCCTCCTCGTCGTCTGCGGCCGCCGTCCCTGACCGAGCGCTCCTCGCTGACATCGAGGCGGCCATCGAGCGGTGCAccggcagcagcggcggcggcggagggggcAACGACGACCGGCACGTCCACGAGATCCTCTTCCTCGTCTCCAACGCGCCGGGGGCTATCACCTTCCTCTCCCGCCGCATCACTGCGCGCCTCGAGGCCGCGCGCGCCCCGGCCGCCGCGCTCCGGTCCCTGCTCCTcgtccaccgcctcctccgcgcCGGCGACCGGTACTTCGAGCAGGACTTCCGCGGGCTCTGGGCCGCCCGCGAGCTCCGCGTCGACGCGCCACGGTGCAGCTGCTCGCCCCTCTCCGCCGCTGCCGGCGTCGTCCACTACGCCAgcgccggcggcgcggcggtCGTCGCCAGCGGAGCGTGCGCCTTCGTCCACGGCTACTCCGCCTACCTGGAGGAGCGCATGCAGTGGGTGATCAACCAGGCCGGAAACCTGGAGCCTGCACGGAAGCCGACGCCACCGCCGCCTGACCACGACGCCGGCAAGCGCccgctctcctcctcctcctcctcctcctcttcctcctccacctcctccaacGACGCCAGCGCCGAGACGCTCCTCTTCAAGCTCGCCATGTGCCAGAGGCTGCTCGACCTCGCGATCCAGCTGCTGCCGGACAACAACACGagcgccagcgccgccgcgcgGTCGGCCTTCGGCATTGTGCTCCGTGAGAGCTTCAAGGTCTACGACGCCTTCGCGGAAGGCGTCGACGTCATGCTGCTGCTGTCGAGGAGCCTCGCCGGGCTGAGCAAGCCTTCCAGGGTCACCGCTCACGAGATACTGAAGAAGGCGTGCGCGCAGACGCCGGAGCTCAAGGAGTTCTACCACAAGTGCAAGAGGAGCAGCGCGAGCAGCAAGAGCCTCGAGTACCCTCTCGTCAGGGTCGTCACGCCAGCGCAGGCCTTTGCCATGGAGATGGAACCACCGGTGGCGGTGACGACGATGGTCCCGATCCCGGAAGAAGAAGATGGCTGCCTGCAGGAAGAGAAGGTCGAGGCCAAAGCTGGAGCAGAGGCGAAGGCAATCGACGGTGGTGATGATGGCTCGCCGTTTGCGCACAAGATGGAGACGACGATCAGCACGGTGTGGGTCGAGTTCGACGACGAGGACCAGAAGCTGATCACTGCTGCTGATGACCACTCCTTGAAAGCCGTGCAgccaagctag